DNA from Mesorhizobium loti R88b:
ATCGAGTTCATGTTCTTGATCTCGCAGCGGGTGCCGAACTCGCCACCGGGCCGGCGGACCGAAACGTTGACGTCGGCGCGCAGCGAGCCTTCATCCATATTGCCGTCGCAGGTGCCGAGGTAGCGCATGATGGTGCGCAGCTTGGTGACATAGGCCTTGGCCTCATCCCCCGAACGCAGGTCAGGCTTGGAGACGATCTCCATCAGCGCCACGCCGGAGCGGTTGAGGTCGACATACGACATGGTCGGATGCTGGTCGTGTATCGACTTGCCGGCATCCTGTTCCAGATGCAGCCGCTCGATGCCGACCTCGATATCCTCGAACTCGCCCTGCCGGTCCGGTCCGACCGAGACGATCACCGTGCCCTCGCCGACGATCGGCTGCTTGAACTGCGAGATCTGGTAGCCCTGCGGCAGGTCGGGATAAAAATAGTTCTTCCGGTCGAAAACCGACTTGTGGTTGATCTCAGCCTTCAGGCCGAGACCGGTGCGGATTGCCTGCTTGACGCATTCCTCGTTGATGACAGGCAGCATGCCCGGCATGGCCGCATCGACCAGGCTGACATTGGCATTGGGGGCCGCACCGAAAGCGGTCGAGGCGCCGGAGAACAATTTTGCTTGCGAGATGACCTGCGCGTGCACTTCGAGACCGATGATGATTTCCCAGTCGCCGGTGGTGCCGGAGATCAGGCGTTTTGCGTCGGGCGTGCGGGTATCGATGAGGGTCATGGTAGCCTGCGCTTCTTGCTCACGAATATTGCGATTTTCGCGAATTTGGGTGTTGGCACTTCGCTAGTGCAAACCGCCAAAAGAGACAAGCGCAAAGCCGCGGGCTGGCCTTTTCGGCCACTTTCGCCTATAGGATGCCCATCCCAATGGAGAGTGGATGTCCACTTACGCTCAGTCCCGGTAGGGCCCTGACCTCTTAGCGAGGCAGGGCAGAAAACCTGAAACCCCGTGCCGCGAAGCTTCGCGGCGGCGGCATTTTTTGTTTTCCCGGAAAAACTCTCCCATGGATATTTCGCGCAGCGCATGACCCCGAAAATCGGAATCGATTTTCGGAAAGGATCATGCGCCAAGTGATAGGTGCCACAGCGTCCTTTGCGCGTCCAAGAGGACGCGCGGCGCTGTGAGACAGCGCATCCTGCACCTGTTGGCGCAGGGCGGACGCATTGAAATCGAAAAGAACCAGAAAAAACGGATCGCCTCCGTCAAAAGCCTGACCCGCGACGGCTGGCACTATCCGGGCGTCGATCTCGACCTGTTTCGAAAGTTGAAACGCAAGAAGGCGGTTTCGTCGTCGGATGGCGGTCCCTACCGCATCACAAGGCGTGGGCTCGAACTCGTGCGCTCCGAACTGGACAACAGATAGACTGTGGTTCCGCCGGTCGGCACTCCGGCCGGCGGTTCCGTTCGCCGCTCAGGCAGTGGCGATGTAGGCCCTGATCTCGTCGGCCTCACGCTCGACATCCTCGATACGGCGCTTGACCACGTCGCCGATGGAGACGATGCCGTCGAGCAGGCCGTCCTTTTCCACTGGCAGATGGCGGAAGCGGCCCCTGGTCATGATTTCCATGACCTCGTTGACGGTGTGGTTCTCATTGCAGATTTTCACCTTCGGCGTCATTGCCGAACGCACCGCGATATCGAGTGCCGCGCCACCTTCCTTGGCGACGACCCGCACGATGTCGCGCTCGGACAGGATGCCGACGATCTTGCGATCGCCATTGGTGATGACCAGCGCACCGATCTTGTGTTCGGCCAGGATGCGGATGGCTTCGCTGAGCTTTTCGTTCGGCCCGAGCGTCATCACGTCGTGGCCTTTTCTCTCGAGAATTGCCTTAACAGTCATGGCTTCCTCCTCCGCTTTGCTTTCCGGTCCCCTGCCCAGACCGGCTTCACATAAGAGTGAACATCGTGCGCCGTGATCGGTTGCATTTCAAGTGCGGCGGTCGGTGCTCTCCCATTCGGCCGGCTGCCATCGCCGATCGAACCAGCGTAGGCCGAAGAAGCCGGCGACAAAGCCGCCAATGTGGGCCTCCCAAGCGATCTGGCCGTCCACTCCTGGGGCAAAGCCGAGGAGGCCGGTGGCGAGGTTGATGATCATCCACACAGCGAGGAAGATCACGACACCGCGCAAGCGCAAGACGATGGCGATCGGCAGCACCGGGCCGGCGAAGGCCGCCTTGCCGGCCGAACGGTCGGTGCGGAAACCGAAACGCGCCGCGGCACCCATCATGCCCGATATTGCGCCGGAAGCGCCGACCAGCGGCGCTTCACCGTATGGGTGCATGGCCCAGAAGAGCACCACTGAGGCCAGTCCGGTGGCCGCGAAGAACAGCGCGAACCAGAGCGCGCCAAGGCGATTGGCAAGTGGCGACCCAAAGGCGGCCAGCCAGACCATATTGATGGCGATGTGGGCAAAACCGCCATGCATGAAGGCGTAAGTGAAGGGGCGCGTGAACAGGAACCAGTCGAAGCCGTATTGACCGGTATAGAGGACAGGGATGAAGGCTCCGTCGTAGAGCAGCGTCATCTGCTGGGCGTCGTTGAGCACATATCGCTGCAGCAGGAAGACGGCCGCGCAAATGCCGATCACCGCCAGCACGATGGGCGGCAGATTGAACACCGGCTCGCGCCGGGGCTCCGGTGTCGGTTCGGTGGATTCGGTTTCCGAAGGGCTTACCGGTTCACTCATGCGCATCTGGTCCAGGGATTCGATGCGCGAGCTTTAGAGCAAGGATGCTCGGGTTGGAACAATTCTGTTTCTCGAACGGCAAACGCGCCGTACGGCGTCGCCGGCATTTGCTATGAAACGAAAGGAAACGAAGCGGAATTGCTCCGGGATTTGAAAAACTCGCAACGCGCGTTCTCGGAAGCGACGAGCCGCCTCCCTACAATGCCGCGCCATACCGGGTGAGAAAGACGGCCAAAACTCGCCGCCCCAAGCGCAATGCCATAACCCGAAGCTCACGCATCTTGCCCTCAGCAAATTCAGCCATCGCCGTCTCCGTCAACGGCATCGAGAAATCCTTCGGACCGACACGCGCGCTCGCCGGCGCCGATCTTGCCGTGGCAGCCGGAGAGGTCGTGGCGCTGATGGGCGCCAATGGCGCCGGGAAGTCGACCTTGGTGAAGATCCTTTCGGGCTCGTACACGCCCGACACGGGCACCATCACGCTGGGCGGCAACGCCGTCACCTTCGCCTCGCCCAGCGCCGCCAAGGCCGCCGGCATCGCGACGGTGCACCAGGCGACCGACCAGGCGGGTGCCGCCGGATTGACGGTTGCCGAAAACCTCCTGCTTGACGAGCTTTGTGGCCGCACGGGACGTTTCCTCGTGTCGGCGGCATCGATCCGCCGGCGGGCGCGCGCGATCGCCGCGCTGATCGACCTCGATCTGCCGCTCGACCGCGACTTCATCGATTTGCGCCCGGCGGAACGCCAGTTGATCGCCATCGCCCGCGCCGTCGCAGCCAAGGCCTCGGTGCTTATCCTCGACGAGCCGACGTCGAGCCTGTCGACCACGGAAGCCGAGCGGCTGTTCGCCATCATCCGCCGGCTGCGCGCCAGCGGCATGGCAATCCTCTATATCTCGCACAGGCTTGGCGACCTTGCGGCAATCGCCGATCGTGCCGTTGTCATGCGCGGCGGCCGCATCGTTGGTGCCTTTGCCAGGCCGATCGATTTCCCAGCGGCTGTCGCGGCCATGATCGGCCGGACACTGGAAGCCGCCATGCATGACGGCAAGACATCAGCCGCCCCGATCATCGCCTCCATTAGGCGCGCGCGGCTGGTTGCCGGAGCGCCCCCCTTCGATCTCGACCTGCGCTCCGGCGAGGTTGTCGCCATCACCGGCACGCTCGGATCGGGCAAGAGCCGGTTGCTGCGCGCGCTTTTTGGGCTCGAAACGCTGGCGCAAGGCGGCGTCATACTCGATGGGAAGCCCTGGCTTTCGAGCGGGCCGGCACAGTCGATCGAAAGCGGTGTCTTTATGGTCGCCGAGGATCGCTGGCAATCTTCGCTGCTGCCACCGGAAGTTCCCGGCGCCTCGATCGCCGGCACGATCGCCTTGCCGCATCTCAGACGCTGGTTTCCGGGCGGTCTGCTCAGAACCCGGCGCGAGCGCAAGGTGGCCACGGAGGCGATCTCGCGGCTCGGCATCAAGGCCCGCGGACCCGACGACACGCTCGACGAGCTTTCCGGCGGCAACCAGCAAAAGGTCGTGCTCGCTCGATGGCAGGCCGCGCCTTGCCGGCTGCTGCTGCTGGACGAACCGTTCCAGGGCGTCGACGTCGGCGCGCGCGCCGATCTGATCGCCGCCATCCGCAACAGCCAAGGCGGCTCCGCCACGCTGATCGCGACCAGCGACACAGAAGAGGCGCTGGAGGTTGCAGACCGCATCCTCGTTATGCGCAATCACTCACTTCATGAGGCCGGAGACGGCCATGGCTCGCTGACCGACCAGATCGGCAAGGTCGAGAGCGACAAGGCCGGAGACCACCGATGACCTATCCGACAACGGCACAGCCGACCGCCTCGCGCACATCGCTTGTCCGCGAAACCCGCCGCTATGCCCTCTTCGTACTGCTGGCGCTGATGGTGGTCGGGTTCTGGTACGCGCAGCCTGCCTTCATCCGCTCGGCCAATTTGTTCTCGATCCTGCAGGCGGTTTCGGTGGTGGCGATTCTCGGCGTCGGCGTGTCGATCACCATGGCGGCCAACGGCTTCGATCTGTCGGTCGGCAGCATCGCCGCTTCGTCGGTGATGGCGGCCAGCTACGCCATGGTCGTGTGGCAGCTGGACGCGGCTGAGACCATGGTTCTGGTCTTGGCGATGGGTGCCTTTATCGGCCTCGTCAACGGGCTGCTGATTGTCCGCGTCGGCGTGCCCGATCTTCTCGCCACGCTGGCGACCATGTTCCTGCTCGCCGGCCTGCAACTGATCCCGACGGGTGGCCGCTCGATCACCGCCGGCATGGTGCTTCCCGACGGCACATCGGCCCTTGGCGCCTACGATCCGGCGTTCCTGATCCTTGGCCGGTCGCGGCTTTTCGACACGATTCCCCTGTCTGTCGTGGTGATGGCAGTGGTCGCCGTGCTGGCGTGGTTCCTGATGGAGCGCACGCGCTGGGGCCGTGTCTTCTACGCGATCGGCGGCAACGAAACGGCCGCGCATCTTGCCGGTGCGCCAACCAAGAGATACCGGCTCTGGGCCTACATCCTGTCAGGCACGCTTGCGTCGCTGGGAGGGCTGATCGTAGCCTCGCGTGTCGGCCGTGGCGACGTTTCGGCGGGCAATTCGCTGCTGCTCGATGCCGTGGCAGCCTCGCTGATCGGCTATGCCGTGCTCGACAAGCGCCGCCCGCATGTGATCGGCACGGTGGTCGGCGCCATCTTCGTCGGCGTGCTCCTCAACGGCCTCACCATGCTGAACGCACCCTATTACACGCAGGATTTCGTCAAGGGCGTCGTGCTGGTTGGCGCGCTGGCGCTGACCTTCGGCCTGGGAAAGAAGCGGTAACCCAACCTCCAACCGACATCTCCTCTCCCTCGCGGCAAACGAGGGAGAGGAAAAGAAAAGTCAGTTGGACGGGATCCAGCTGGCCGCCGCCGCATCGCTCTGGCCGAAGGCTGGAAGCTTGGCGTCGAGATCCTCGACTGTCTTGATGCCATTCTTGCGCAGTTCTTCCTGTGTCAGCAGCACCGGCTTGACGATGATGTTGTGACCGGGATCCTCGCCGGCGATCAGCTTGGCCGCCGCACGCACCGAAACCGCGCCGACGACGGCCGGATTGGTGGCCGCGGTGGCGACCCACGGGCTTCCTTCCGCGGTGATCTCGGTGATGTCGGCGGTCGACACGTCGGCCGAATAGATCTTCACCTTCTTCGAGATGCCGAGTTCGTCAGTGGCAAGCTTCACGCCACGCGCGAACTCGTCATAGGGGGCAAAGACGACCGAGATGTCTGGGTTGGCCTGGAATGCCGCCTTGGTCTGGTCGGCGGTCGATACGGCGGTCGTGTCGTTGACCGTCCCCCAGCGCGCTTTCTCGACGATGCCGGGATTGGCCTTCCTGGTCTCGTCCCAGATTTCGTTGCGGCGGTCGAGCGGCGCAAAGCCGGCGACATAGACATAACCTACCTGGAACGAGGTGCCATTGTCCTTGAGCGCCTGGCCGAGCGACGCCTTGGCAAGGTCGTGATCGGACTGTTCGACTTGCGGGATCTTCGGATTGTCGAGATTGACGTCGAAGGCGACGACCTTGATGCCGGCATCGAGCGCCTTCTGCGCGACGTCCTTCAGCGCCTCGGGCTGCCCATGGTCGATGATGATGGCCTGGACACCGAGATTGATCGCCTGGTCGATCTGGTCGCGCTGCGCAGCGGCATCCTGCCGGCCGGAAAAGATCTGTAGGTCGATGTCGAGCGCTTTGGCCTGTTTCGTCGCGCCGGCCTGATAGGCTTGAAAGAAGTCGCCGGCCGAGATGAAGGTGACAAGCGCCACTTTCACGCCGCCCTTGTCGAAAGGAGCGGGAGCGCCCGCAATTCCGGCAGCATGAGCGGCGCCGATTGGAATTGCACTGGCGAGCAGACCGGCGGTGATCAGTCCAAGGATAGAAGTCTTCATGAAGGTTTCCCCAGGGAATTACGCTGACGAGACACGTCTCCGGACTGCGGGATCGCCGCCGTCGCGCCTCAAGAAGCGAATTCACGAAGGGTACAGCGGCAACAGAACCGCTCGGAACGCAGATTTTTCTCTTTCGCGGTGCGTGATTGGCAAATGTTGCTGCCGCCTGTCGCACAGCGCGGGGATCAGGCTATGCCGGCACCATTGATCATCGGACCGCCGCAGATGCTGCGAAGGGCGAAAATCATGCCCACCGTTAACCGCGAATCATGCGGCGCGAATCAAAAAAGAAGCCGTTCAAGGTTTCCCTTGAACGGCCGGTCGAGCCCCCTGCTCCCCTAAAACTCTTGACTGAAGTGCTGCCGATCGTCGCGAAACGACCGCTTCTGGAGTGGTTTTGGTGTGCCACAGGGCCTGCTTCGGCGCAACGTAAACCAGTTGTTAACCTTAACGGCCCCGACCCGTGAACAAGTGTTAACGACGCTGGCACGCTTCCTGCTCTGCAACGCATGTAAGTCATCGGAGGGCGCCCTTCTGTTCACCGATGGGACATCAGACGACAGAATGCGCGGAGCAGCATATTATGAACCAAAACGGATCGATCACGCTGTTCCACTATTGGAACCGCCTGCGTGACGGACGCCCTGCTCCGAAGCGTTCGGAAGTCGAGCCGGCCGACATCAAGTCGCTGCTGGCTGATACATTCATCCTGGAAAAGGACACGCGCGGGCAACCCGTGTTCCGTCTGGCCGGCACCAGGCTCTGCGCCTGCTATGGCCGCGAACTCAAGGGGTTCTCGTTCCCGTCGCTGTGGCGCGAGAAGGATCAGCGCCTGGTCTCCAGGCTGATTCATGGTGTCTTCGACCAGAAATCGGTCGTGCTGATCAATTTCGAGGGCTTCAGCCGCAACGGCCGCTCCAACAAGTTCGAACTGCTTGCCTTGCCGCTTGACGGCGGCGTCGAAAATCCGCGCTGCCTCGGCGTGATCAGCGCGGCAGAGAAGCCGTTCTGGCTGGGCGCCGACCCGATCACGGACGCAATGATCGATTCGATCCGTGTCATCGATCCGGAGAAGGA
Protein-coding regions in this window:
- a CDS encoding YjhX family toxin; the encoded protein is MRQRILHLLAQGGRIEIEKNQKKRIASVKSLTRDGWHYPGVDLDLFRKLKRKKAVSSSDGGPYRITRRGLELVRSELDNR
- a CDS encoding CBS domain-containing protein; the protein is MTVKAILERKGHDVMTLGPNEKLSEAIRILAEHKIGALVITNGDRKIVGILSERDIVRVVAKEGGAALDIAVRSAMTPKVKICNENHTVNEVMEIMTRGRFRHLPVEKDGLLDGIVSIGDVVKRRIEDVEREADEIRAYIATA
- a CDS encoding rhomboid family intramembrane serine protease, which codes for MSEPVSPSETESTEPTPEPRREPVFNLPPIVLAVIGICAAVFLLQRYVLNDAQQMTLLYDGAFIPVLYTGQYGFDWFLFTRPFTYAFMHGGFAHIAINMVWLAAFGSPLANRLGALWFALFFAATGLASVVLFWAMHPYGEAPLVGASGAISGMMGAAARFGFRTDRSAGKAAFAGPVLPIAIVLRLRGVVIFLAVWMIINLATGLLGFAPGVDGQIAWEAHIGGFVAGFFGLRWFDRRWQPAEWESTDRRT
- a CDS encoding sugar ABC transporter ATP-binding protein, with the translated sequence MPSANSAIAVSVNGIEKSFGPTRALAGADLAVAAGEVVALMGANGAGKSTLVKILSGSYTPDTGTITLGGNAVTFASPSAAKAAGIATVHQATDQAGAAGLTVAENLLLDELCGRTGRFLVSAASIRRRARAIAALIDLDLPLDRDFIDLRPAERQLIAIARAVAAKASVLILDEPTSSLSTTEAERLFAIIRRLRASGMAILYISHRLGDLAAIADRAVVMRGGRIVGAFARPIDFPAAVAAMIGRTLEAAMHDGKTSAAPIIASIRRARLVAGAPPFDLDLRSGEVVAITGTLGSGKSRLLRALFGLETLAQGGVILDGKPWLSSGPAQSIESGVFMVAEDRWQSSLLPPEVPGASIAGTIALPHLRRWFPGGLLRTRRERKVATEAISRLGIKARGPDDTLDELSGGNQQKVVLARWQAAPCRLLLLDEPFQGVDVGARADLIAAIRNSQGGSATLIATSDTEEALEVADRILVMRNHSLHEAGDGHGSLTDQIGKVESDKAGDHR
- a CDS encoding ABC transporter permease, with amino-acid sequence MTYPTTAQPTASRTSLVRETRRYALFVLLALMVVGFWYAQPAFIRSANLFSILQAVSVVAILGVGVSITMAANGFDLSVGSIAASSVMAASYAMVVWQLDAAETMVLVLAMGAFIGLVNGLLIVRVGVPDLLATLATMFLLAGLQLIPTGGRSITAGMVLPDGTSALGAYDPAFLILGRSRLFDTIPLSVVVMAVVAVLAWFLMERTRWGRVFYAIGGNETAAHLAGAPTKRYRLWAYILSGTLASLGGLIVASRVGRGDVSAGNSLLLDAVAASLIGYAVLDKRRPHVIGTVVGAIFVGVLLNGLTMLNAPYYTQDFVKGVVLVGALALTFGLGKKR
- a CDS encoding substrate-binding domain-containing protein; translated protein: MKTSILGLITAGLLASAIPIGAAHAAGIAGAPAPFDKGGVKVALVTFISAGDFFQAYQAGATKQAKALDIDLQIFSGRQDAAAQRDQIDQAINLGVQAIIIDHGQPEALKDVAQKALDAGIKVVAFDVNLDNPKIPQVEQSDHDLAKASLGQALKDNGTSFQVGYVYVAGFAPLDRRNEIWDETRKANPGIVEKARWGTVNDTTAVSTADQTKAAFQANPDISVVFAPYDEFARGVKLATDELGISKKVKIYSADVSTADITEITAEGSPWVATAATNPAVVGAVSVRAAAKLIAGEDPGHNIIVKPVLLTQEELRKNGIKTVEDLDAKLPAFGQSDAAAASWIPSN
- a CDS encoding PAS domain-containing protein, which encodes MNQNGSITLFHYWNRLRDGRPAPKRSEVEPADIKSLLADTFILEKDTRGQPVFRLAGTRLCACYGRELKGFSFPSLWREKDQRLVSRLIHGVFDQKSVVLINFEGFSRNGRSNKFELLALPLDGGVENPRCLGVISAAEKPFWLGADPITDAMIDSIRVIDPEKELLNNRPAINVPSLVPAELEAPETISALGRARRIRHLVVFDGGREE